The following is a genomic window from Alkaliphilus sp. B6464.
ACTATCTTTAAATAATGTACCCCAAGCCCGATTACATAAGGGTCTTTATTAAACAATTTCATTATTGTCTCTGGCATTATAAAGGCTATTATTGTGAAAAGGATAGAAAATATTATACTGGATATTAGACTGAGTCCTAGAGTTCTACGAATATTTTCTTTATCTTTTTGTCCCCAATATTGAGATATAAATATTCCAGCTCCGCTTGTTATACCGACTATTAGAAGATTAAATAAAAAGAAATATTGGTTAGCTATACCTACGGCTGCAATTTCAATTTCTCCTATTTTACCTATCATTATAGTATCCACCATGTTTATAGAAGATGTAATAAGGTTTTGTATAACAATTGGTATTGCTAGTTTTAATAGTGTATTATAAAAACTTGATTGTCTGTTTTGTAATTTTTCTACTATCATTGTTATCACCTTTCATTAAATAAGGACCCAGTTTATACGGAGTCTTACAGTCTCTAACTATCAATAAAAAAACACCTTGTGGATTCAGACAAAGTGTTTTGTACTGTTTGGCTATCACCATACATGTATGCTATTATACCATATAAAAGATACTTCTGCTAATAGAATAAATATATCCCATACAATCTAAGACTTCGAGGAACTGTTATATAGAAAAGAGAAGATAGACTCCATAAAATTGTATGGAGCTCCTTCTCTTTTTAAATGATTATTAACCTTCAAATAATGGAGTAGATAAATAACGTTCACCTGTGTCTGGAAGAATTACAACAATGTTTTTTCCTACATTTTCAGCGCGTTTTGCAAGCTCTGTTGCTGCAACTATAGCGGCACCAGATGATATTCCTACAAGAAGACCTTCTGTTTGTGCAAGTTTTTTCCCAACTGCAAAAGCATCCTCATTACTAACTTTAATTATTTCATCATAAATTTTTGTATTAAGAGTATCAGGAACAAAGCCTGCACCAATACCTTGAATTTTGTGCGGACCTGCCATGCCCTCTGAAAGAACAGGAGAGTCAGTAGGCTCAATTGCCACAATTTTAATATCAGGATTTTTTGATTTTAAATATTCACCAGCCCCTGTTATTGTTCCTCCTGTACCAATACCAGAAACAAAAATATCAACCTGACCATCAGTATCATCCCAAATTTCTGGTCCTGTTGTTCTTTTATGGATTAACGGATTGGAAGGGTTAGAAAATTGACTTGGAACAAATGAGTTTTCTATCTCTGCTGACAGTTCATCAGCTTTCTCAATTGCACCCTTCATACCCTTTGCACCATCTGTAAGTACAATCTCTGCGCCATAGGCTTTTAAAAGATTACGTCGCTCTATACTCATCGTTTCAGGCATTGTAAGAATTATTCGGTATCCTCTTGCAGCTGCAACAGATGCAAGACCTATTCCTGTATTCCCACTTGTCGGTTCAATGATAACTGAATCAGTTTTTAACAAGCCCTTTTCTTCAGCATCAACAATCATTGCATATGCAATTCTGTCCTTTACGCTACCTGCCGGATTAAAATATTCCAGTTTTGCAATTATCTTTGCTTCCAAATCATGCTTTTTATTATAGTTTGAAAGCTCTAGAAGTGGGGTTTTCCCAATAAGCTCAGTTAAACTTTTATGAATTTTTGACATAATCAACACCTCCATTTATACCATACTAAATAGGTATGTTTAGTATGGTATCATTATATTCCTTTAGTTTAAAATTATCAATAGTTTTCCCTAAAATTTTAATTTGATAAAAAATAAATAATGAAAATCATTTAAATTTAGAAGATTCAATGTTTCAAAATCAATTGGGCCATTAAAGGATTGATTTTAGCTGAATTTTTATATTATAATGATTCTAT
Proteins encoded in this region:
- the cysK gene encoding cysteine synthase A; this encodes MSKIHKSLTELIGKTPLLELSNYNKKHDLEAKIIAKLEYFNPAGSVKDRIAYAMIVDAEEKGLLKTDSVIIEPTSGNTGIGLASVAAARGYRIILTMPETMSIERRNLLKAYGAEIVLTDGAKGMKGAIEKADELSAEIENSFVPSQFSNPSNPLIHKRTTGPEIWDDTDGQVDIFVSGIGTGGTITGAGEYLKSKNPDIKIVAIEPTDSPVLSEGMAGPHKIQGIGAGFVPDTLNTKIYDEIIKVSNEDAFAVGKKLAQTEGLLVGISSGAAIVAATELAKRAENVGKNIVVILPDTGERYLSTPLFEG